In Entomomonas moraniae, one DNA window encodes the following:
- a CDS encoding MFS transporter, with amino-acid sequence MNSTISQVGDNLKRLRLSIAFFFGLAGLSFSSWAVRTPFIQEKLQLTKIDWGFLLLCPVFSSFMATLMSSFLISRFGSHRITPVAAYLVLIAISLIGFAPSVIFLAGAFIMFGLGMGLIDISMNDQAAALEKLYQRSIMSSFHGVFSVGAMLGALFGGFVARYHMIPGHHLLIVSLFLIVGVLFNQQHLLKNIDSLPVDVEEVKTPLFVVPKGKLWVLGFVAAAAVFVEGAMADWSALFLENMKATESVAALGLAFFTGTMALGRLFGDRWVDYIGRIKAIQLGGLCSALGLLIALFSHSPVVAIIGFTFAGIGISIIFPCLLTLSDRVKPKGVTSSAAIASVAMMGYVMMLFGPPMIGFLAHIVGLHLSFIALLVSSIAVALLVGHSKP; translated from the coding sequence ATGAATTCAACTATTTCTCAGGTAGGCGATAATTTAAAAAGGTTACGTCTATCCATTGCGTTTTTTTTTGGTTTGGCAGGATTAAGTTTTAGTAGTTGGGCTGTTCGCACTCCTTTTATTCAAGAGAAATTACAGCTGACGAAAATAGATTGGGGGTTTTTACTACTTTGCCCCGTTTTTAGTTCCTTTATGGCTACTTTGATGTCAAGTTTCTTGATCAGTCGCTTTGGTAGCCATCGGATAACCCCTGTTGCTGCATACCTTGTCTTGATTGCTATTTCTTTAATTGGCTTTGCCCCGAGTGTTATTTTTCTTGCTGGTGCATTTATTATGTTTGGCTTAGGGATGGGATTAATTGATATTTCAATGAACGACCAAGCCGCTGCGTTAGAAAAGTTATACCAACGATCTATTATGTCTTCCTTTCATGGTGTTTTTAGTGTAGGTGCTATGCTAGGTGCTTTGTTTGGAGGTTTTGTTGCTAGGTACCATATGATTCCGGGGCATCATTTATTGATTGTTTCTTTATTCCTTATTGTGGGCGTCTTGTTTAACCAACAACATTTATTAAAAAATATTGATAGTTTGCCTGTTGATGTAGAAGAAGTAAAAACACCGCTGTTTGTTGTTCCCAAAGGGAAGTTGTGGGTCTTAGGCTTTGTTGCTGCCGCTGCTGTATTTGTCGAGGGGGCGATGGCCGATTGGTCAGCCTTATTCTTAGAAAATATGAAAGCGACTGAATCAGTAGCTGCTTTGGGCTTGGCTTTTTTTACAGGAACCATGGCGCTTGGTCGATTATTCGGTGATCGCTGGGTTGATTATATTGGTCGTATTAAAGCGATTCAGCTAGGTGGCCTTTGTTCTGCGCTAGGCTTGTTAATCGCATTGTTTAGCCATTCACCTGTCGTGGCTATTATTGGTTTTACGTTTGCAGGTATAGGTATCTCAATTATTTTTCCTTGTTTACTGACGTTGTCTGATAGAGTTAAGCCTAAAGGGGTAACTTCTTCAGCGGCTATTGCGTCAGTGGCGATGATGGGTTATGTCATGATGTTGTTTGGCCCACCGATGATAGGCTTTTTAGCTCATATTGTAGGCTTACATTTATCATTTATTGCTTTATTGGTTTCAAGTATTGCTGTTGCTTTATTAGTTGGTCATAGTAAGCCGTAG
- the nudC gene encoding NAD(+) diphosphatase → MDTFIKTIVPLQLTHKNWGLVYANNQFLCQQQQVIFDLATICKQLKTSDYQLISLGLWKSRPIYLVILKQQITVLDNTQWLSLRPIMLQTDLDTFKLLGYAAQLATWMIDYKYCGRCSKKMQANSQQHVMQCKHCGYQIYPRINPSMIVLITRGDEILLARSPRFTVNMYSTLAGFVEPSESVEDCIHREVQEEVGITVKNLHYIASQNWPYPNALMLGFHAEYNHGEITPQPEEIEDARWFSVHDLPELPPKQAISRYLIDLYVAKRLATPEPVFPH, encoded by the coding sequence ATGGACACTTTCATAAAAACTATCGTTCCACTACAGTTAACACACAAAAATTGGGGGTTGGTTTATGCCAACAACCAGTTTTTGTGTCAGCAACAACAGGTTATTTTCGATCTAGCGACTATTTGTAAACAACTTAAGACCTCTGATTACCAACTGATAAGCCTTGGCTTATGGAAAAGCAGACCCATTTATTTAGTGATACTAAAACAGCAGATAACAGTCCTCGACAATACCCAGTGGCTCTCACTGCGTCCCATTATGCTCCAAACTGATTTAGACACCTTTAAACTACTAGGTTATGCTGCTCAACTAGCTACGTGGATGATTGATTATAAATACTGCGGTCGTTGCTCAAAAAAAATGCAAGCCAATAGTCAACAACATGTCATGCAATGTAAACATTGCGGTTATCAGATTTATCCTCGCATAAACCCCAGTATGATTGTACTCATTACACGGGGAGATGAAATACTACTTGCCCGTTCACCTCGCTTTACTGTCAATATGTACAGTACATTAGCAGGTTTTGTTGAACCCTCAGAATCTGTTGAAGATTGTATTCATAGAGAAGTACAAGAAGAAGTAGGCATCACAGTAAAAAATCTACACTATATCGCCAGCCAGAACTGGCCGTATCCTAATGCTCTCATGCTAGGTTTTCATGCAGAGTATAATCACGGTGAAATAACGCCCCAACCTGAAGAGATTGAGGATGCTCGCTGGTTTTCTGTTCACGATCTTCCTGAACTCCCCCCCAAACAGGCTATATCTCGTTACCTTATCGATCTGTATGTAGCAAAAAGGCTAGCCACCCCCGAGCCAGTTTTTCCACACTAA
- a CDS encoding ArsC family reductase gives MTSKKETVITIYGIKNCNTMKKALTYLDERQIVYQFHDYKKQGIDQAHLQAWCQEHGWENVLNKAGTTFKKLPDEHKQELTEEKAIALMIAQPSMIKRPVLDLGNKTVLGFKPEEYDQVLV, from the coding sequence ATGACATCTAAAAAAGAGACGGTAATTACTATTTATGGTATAAAAAATTGCAATACCATGAAAAAAGCATTGACTTATTTGGATGAGCGCCAGATAGTTTACCAGTTTCATGATTATAAGAAGCAGGGTATTGATCAGGCCCATTTACAAGCTTGGTGTCAAGAGCACGGATGGGAAAATGTGTTAAATAAAGCAGGGACGACGTTTAAAAAATTACCCGATGAACACAAGCAAGAGTTAACAGAGGAAAAGGCAATTGCGTTAATGATTGCTCAGCCTTCGATGATTAAGCGTCCTGTTTTAGATTTAGGTAATAAAACGGTATTAGGATTTAAGCCTGAGGAATATGATCAGGTATTGGTTTAA
- a CDS encoding AEC family transporter codes for MGHIFQSAGVVIPIIFVLAFGFWAGKKRFFGTEGNPIHTINELVLNFALPPALFVGTVTVSRAKLLEELPLFFALLVCLLLAFAFGFFLTKLLFKRSVIESAIAGLAVSFSAGPFYGPALLGALYGVESGVAVSIISVVINVFLVPLATIIIKINLGENSGQRYTIGKLLGESIYQAIFKTPFVWAPLLAFILVFLNIPMPAVVLHSLELIGKATAGLAVFVAGMTIAANKFKFTGEVLLIAMLKNIGLPLLFLGVAFIFHMTKGSIVFNEGLLLAALPSGPMIVLLATRYQKYQQQASSILAVSTVGMLITVTALVTLLT; via the coding sequence ATGGGTCATATTTTTCAGTCAGCGGGTGTTGTTATCCCTATTATTTTTGTATTAGCTTTTGGTTTTTGGGCAGGAAAAAAGCGCTTTTTTGGCACAGAGGGAAATCCTATTCACACGATAAACGAGTTAGTGTTGAATTTTGCTTTACCTCCAGCACTTTTTGTAGGTACGGTAACTGTTTCAAGGGCGAAGTTACTGGAAGAACTACCCTTGTTCTTTGCTTTATTGGTTTGCTTATTACTCGCTTTTGCATTTGGTTTCTTTTTGACTAAATTGCTGTTTAAGCGTTCTGTGATTGAATCTGCTATTGCGGGTCTCGCCGTCAGCTTCTCTGCTGGGCCTTTTTATGGCCCTGCACTTTTAGGTGCACTTTATGGGGTTGAAAGTGGTGTTGCAGTAAGTATCATATCCGTTGTTATTAACGTATTTCTCGTTCCGCTAGCAACTATTATTATTAAAATTAATTTAGGTGAAAACTCTGGTCAGCGTTATACAATAGGTAAGTTATTAGGCGAATCTATTTATCAAGCTATTTTCAAAACACCTTTTGTATGGGCGCCTTTATTAGCGTTTATCCTTGTATTTTTAAATATTCCAATGCCAGCGGTAGTACTTCACTCGTTAGAGTTGATCGGTAAAGCAACCGCGGGACTAGCTGTCTTTGTTGCAGGGATGACCATTGCTGCTAATAAGTTTAAATTCACTGGCGAAGTCCTGTTAATTGCGATGCTAAAAAATATTGGCTTACCGTTATTATTTTTAGGCGTGGCTTTTATTTTTCATATGACCAAAGGTTCTATTGTTTTCAATGAGGGACTATTATTGGCTGCATTACCTTCAGGCCCTATGATTGTGTTGTTAGCAACACGTTATCAGAAGTATCAACAGCAAGCTTCATCAATTTTAGCTGTATCAACCGTTGGTATGCTTATTACAGTGACCGCATTGGTAACATTATTGACCTAA
- a CDS encoding HU family DNA-binding protein: MNKAELVNAIASKAEITQTEANKVLNALLETVTETLKKEESIVLVGFGTFEVKARAARVARNLRTGEPMNIPAKKVPSFRAGKGLKEAVNQAKKPAKKAKK, encoded by the coding sequence ATGAACAAAGCTGAACTTGTAAATGCGATTGCTAGCAAAGCTGAAATCACTCAAACAGAAGCTAATAAAGTATTAAACGCTTTATTAGAAACTGTTACGGAAACATTAAAAAAAGAAGAGTCAATTGTATTAGTTGGCTTTGGTACTTTTGAAGTTAAAGCACGTGCTGCACGTGTTGCTAGAAACCTAAGAACTGGCGAACCAATGAACATTCCTGCTAAGAAAGTTCCTAGTTTCAGAGCAGGTAAAGGCTTAAAAGAAGCTGTTAATCAAGCTAAAAAACCAGCTAAAAAAGCTAAAAAATAA
- the dapD gene encoding 2,3,4,5-tetrahydropyridine-2,6-dicarboxylate N-succinyltransferase, which translates to MSKTLFSMAFGVGTQNRKEVWLEVYYAQPLLNPSKDLTDIVAPIVGYQGGNEVINMTITQAAEIAAELKAVDEKQANLLTRLAESSRPIVAVLLAEDSAPKSVPEAYLKLHLLSHRLVKPHGTNLTGVFSVLPNVAWTNLGAIDVTELAERQLEERIKGRSLEVISVDKFPRMVDYIVPTGVRIADTTRVRLGAYLGEGTTVMHEGFVNFNAGTEGPNMVEGRISAGVFVEAGSDLGGGCSTMGTLSGGGNIVIKVGKNCLIGANAGTGIPLGDNCTIEAGLYITAGTKVAVLSGIGTVINIVKAGELAGQDDLLFRRNSESGRVECKLQNQKVSLNNELHSHN; encoded by the coding sequence ATGTCAAAAACGTTATTTAGTATGGCATTTGGGGTTGGTACACAAAATCGTAAAGAAGTATGGTTAGAGGTTTATTATGCTCAACCATTGTTAAATCCTAGTAAAGATTTAACAGATATCGTTGCGCCTATTGTTGGTTATCAAGGTGGTAATGAAGTTATCAACATGACGATTACTCAGGCAGCAGAGATAGCCGCAGAGCTAAAAGCTGTTGACGAGAAACAAGCTAATTTATTAACACGTTTAGCCGAAAGTAGCCGTCCCATTGTTGCAGTATTATTAGCAGAAGATTCAGCACCTAAATCAGTGCCTGAGGCTTATTTAAAGCTACATCTTTTATCACATCGTTTAGTTAAACCTCATGGGACTAATTTAACAGGTGTTTTTAGTGTATTACCTAATGTGGCATGGACTAATCTTGGGGCTATCGATGTAACAGAGCTTGCTGAGCGCCAACTAGAAGAGCGTATTAAAGGACGTTCGCTAGAAGTCATCTCTGTTGATAAGTTCCCACGTATGGTTGACTATATTGTACCTACTGGGGTTCGTATTGCCGATACGACACGTGTTCGTTTAGGGGCTTACCTTGGTGAAGGTACGACTGTGATGCATGAAGGTTTTGTTAATTTTAATGCCGGAACAGAAGGCCCTAACATGGTTGAAGGGCGTATTTCAGCAGGTGTATTCGTTGAGGCCGGAAGTGATTTAGGCGGTGGTTGTTCTACTATGGGTACGTTGTCTGGCGGCGGTAATATTGTAATTAAAGTAGGTAAAAACTGCTTAATTGGCGCCAATGCTGGAACGGGAATACCTTTAGGTGATAATTGTACTATTGAAGCAGGCTTATACATTACGGCAGGAACAAAAGTTGCTGTACTTTCAGGTATTGGTACCGTCATTAATATTGTTAAAGCGGGTGAGTTAGCAGGGCAAGATGATTTGTTATTCCGTCGTAACTCTGAGTCTGGTCGTGTTGAGTGTAAGCTTCAAAATCAAAAAGTATCATTAAATAATGAGCTGCATAGCCATAATTAA
- a CDS encoding potassium transporter Kup, producing the protein MPTKAKEPLSKEKAKSKKVTMALLIGAMGVVYGDIGTSPLYTLKEVFHLSGMAVTQPAVLGILSLIFWSLVWVVSIKYVIFILRADNEGEGGTMSLIALAQRATENYPNLRKVIILLGLFGAGLFYGDSMITPSVSVLSAVEGIRLIPFLSEIDAFIVPMAVVILIVLFAFQRFGTASIGKLFGPVMMLWFAVLALLGGYGIVSNPEVLKALNPLCAFEFVYMHKALGMLILGAVVLALTGAEALYADMGHFGRAPISRAWFFFVFPALVLNYFGQGAMILLHPANVHNPFFLLAPHWALIPLIILATLATIIASQAVISGAYSLTQQAIQLGYLPNMLIKHTSSDEKGQIYIPFINWSLMVGVVLLIIGFGSSSALASAYGIAVTGTMLITTLLVSVVVIFLWKWPLWCAVPLLLSFFMVDSLYLAANLPKVLHGGEFPIIVGAVLFIVMSTWSKGRELLTKSLEENSLPLPSFISSIRLAPPYRIKGTGVFLTSRLDVVPNSLLLNLLHNQVLHEKVVLLTVVVDNFPRVHPERRFEVELFGEGFYRVVLHYGFMDDPDIPKALQQLCHLNELDFSNMTTTYYLTRETIIPSKMGMARWRQAIFSFMMKNASASLRYFNLPMNRVIELGTQVEI; encoded by the coding sequence ATGCCCACTAAAGCAAAAGAACCTTTAAGCAAGGAAAAGGCTAAGTCAAAAAAAGTAACGATGGCGTTACTAATAGGTGCTATGGGCGTTGTCTATGGCGATATCGGCACTAGCCCACTTTATACATTAAAAGAAGTTTTTCATTTAAGTGGGATGGCGGTTACTCAACCAGCGGTATTAGGTATCTTATCACTTATTTTTTGGTCATTGGTTTGGGTGGTATCCATTAAATATGTCATCTTTATTTTAAGAGCGGATAACGAAGGCGAGGGAGGGACAATGTCACTTATCGCCTTGGCTCAACGTGCCACAGAAAACTACCCTAACCTACGCAAAGTCATTATTTTGTTAGGGTTGTTTGGAGCAGGGCTTTTTTATGGCGATAGCATGATTACACCCTCTGTTTCTGTGTTGTCTGCTGTGGAAGGTATTAGGCTAATTCCTTTTTTAAGTGAGATTGATGCTTTTATTGTGCCTATGGCAGTTGTTATTTTGATTGTTCTTTTTGCCTTTCAACGCTTTGGCACAGCAAGTATTGGTAAATTATTTGGCCCTGTCATGATGTTGTGGTTTGCCGTTCTTGCATTATTAGGTGGTTATGGCATTGTGAGTAATCCTGAAGTATTAAAAGCTTTAAATCCCTTATGTGCTTTTGAGTTTGTGTATATGCATAAAGCATTGGGTATGCTGATTTTAGGTGCTGTAGTTCTTGCATTAACAGGAGCAGAAGCATTGTATGCTGATATGGGGCATTTTGGACGCGCGCCTATTTCTCGTGCTTGGTTCTTTTTTGTTTTCCCTGCACTAGTACTTAATTATTTTGGCCAAGGAGCAATGATTTTATTACATCCTGCTAATGTGCATAATCCATTCTTTTTATTAGCGCCTCATTGGGCTCTAATACCTTTAATTATTTTAGCTACATTAGCAACCATTATTGCCTCACAAGCAGTTATTTCGGGTGCTTATTCGTTGACTCAGCAAGCGATTCAATTGGGTTATCTACCCAATATGTTGATTAAACACACATCAAGTGATGAAAAAGGCCAAATTTATATTCCTTTTATTAATTGGTCATTAATGGTAGGCGTGGTGTTATTGATTATCGGTTTTGGTTCTTCATCTGCATTGGCGTCTGCTTATGGTATCGCAGTAACAGGTACCATGTTGATTACTACATTGTTAGTTTCTGTGGTAGTGATTTTCTTATGGAAATGGCCGCTTTGGTGTGCTGTTCCTCTCTTATTATCTTTCTTTATGGTTGACTCTTTGTATTTGGCAGCCAATTTACCCAAAGTCTTACATGGTGGAGAGTTTCCTATTATCGTAGGCGCTGTCTTATTTATTGTGATGAGTACGTGGAGTAAAGGTCGTGAATTGTTAACTAAGAGTTTAGAAGAAAATAGTTTGCCATTGCCTAGTTTTATTTCCAGTATTCGTCTTGCCCCTCCTTATCGTATTAAGGGAACAGGTGTTTTCTTAACATCACGTTTAGATGTTGTACCTAATTCTTTGTTATTAAATTTATTACATAACCAAGTCTTACACGAAAAAGTGGTTTTATTAACCGTAGTGGTTGATAATTTTCCTCGTGTGCATCCAGAAAGACGATTTGAGGTTGAACTCTTTGGTGAAGGTTTCTACCGTGTCGTCTTACATTACGGTTTTATGGATGATCCTGATATTCCAAAGGCTTTACAGCAGCTTTGTCATTTAAATGAGCTAGATTTTAGTAATATGACAACGACGTATTATTTAACAAGAGAAACCATTATTCCATCTAAAATGGGGATGGCTCGTTGGCGTCAGGCAATATTTTCCTTTATGATGAAGAATGCAAGCGCGAGTTTACGTTATTTTAACTTACCAATGAACCGTGTGATTGAACTAGGAACACAAGTGGAAATATGA
- a CDS encoding adenosine deaminase has product MKEWLNTTPKAELHLHIEGSLEPELLFNLAQRNGIALPWCDVESLRKAYDFSNLQEFLDLYYQGADVLRTEQDFYDLTWAYLQKCKEQCITHVEPFFDPQTHTDRGVSFEVVINGINAALKEAEHQFGITSGLILSFLRHLSEEAAFKTLEEALPYQDHFIAVGLDSSEVGHPPRKFEQVFAKARSEGLLAVAHAGEEGPPEYIWEALDLLKVVRIDHGVRAIEDERLMQRLIDEQIPLTVCPLSNIKLCVFDEMKQHNILDMLDRGVKVTVNSDDPAYFGGYVNENFQSMFNHLKMTQQQAEKLIKNSFEARLVK; this is encoded by the coding sequence ATGAAAGAATGGCTAAATACAACACCCAAAGCAGAGTTGCATCTACATATTGAAGGTTCATTAGAGCCCGAGTTATTATTTAATTTAGCACAGCGCAATGGTATCGCTTTGCCATGGTGTGATGTGGAAAGTTTACGAAAAGCTTATGATTTTAGTAACTTACAAGAATTTCTTGATTTGTATTATCAGGGGGCTGATGTATTAAGAACTGAACAAGATTTTTATGATTTAACTTGGGCGTATTTGCAAAAATGTAAAGAACAATGTATTACCCATGTAGAGCCTTTCTTTGATCCACAAACACACACTGATCGTGGTGTGTCTTTTGAGGTGGTAATTAACGGTATAAATGCAGCGCTAAAAGAGGCTGAACACCAATTTGGGATTACAAGTGGTTTGATTTTATCTTTCTTACGTCATTTGTCTGAAGAGGCAGCTTTTAAAACGTTAGAAGAAGCGCTTCCTTATCAAGACCATTTTATTGCAGTGGGTTTAGATAGTTCCGAAGTAGGGCATCCTCCTCGTAAATTTGAGCAAGTCTTTGCTAAGGCCCGTAGTGAAGGGTTATTAGCTGTTGCCCATGCGGGGGAAGAAGGTCCACCTGAGTATATTTGGGAAGCATTGGATTTATTAAAAGTAGTGCGGATTGATCATGGTGTGCGTGCTATTGAGGATGAACGTTTAATGCAACGTTTGATTGATGAGCAAATTCCTCTTACTGTTTGCCCTCTATCCAATATTAAACTGTGTGTTTTTGATGAGATGAAGCAACACAACATTCTTGATATGCTTGATCGTGGTGTGAAAGTAACAGTAAATTCAGATGATCCTGCTTACTTTGGTGGGTATGTGAATGAAAACTTCCAGTCTATGTTTAACCATCTCAAGATGACACAACAGCAAGCAGAAAAATTAATAAAAAATAGCTTTGAAGCACGTCTGGTGAAATAA
- the ntrC gene encoding nitrogen regulation protein NR(I), whose product MTNRLEHVWIVDDDKSIRWVLEKALQQAQMQTKTFERADALLQALQDNQPDVIISDIRIPGTTGLDLLSHIKNNFPKIPVIIITAHSDLDSAVTSYQSGAFEYLPKPFDIDEAISLVKRAYIHSQELNQTQTTTPPPSSVSEIIGEAPAMQEVFRAIGRLSQSNITVLINGASGTGKELVAHALHKHSPRSRAPFIALNMAAIPKDLMESELFGHEKGAFTGATTLRQGRFEQANGGTLFLDEIGDMPADTQTRLLRVLADGEFYRVGGHTPIKVDVRIIAATHQNIEQRVKEGLFREDLFHRLNVIRIQIPKLSERREDIPSLAKHFLQQTAKDLAVEPKLLKPATEEYLKNLPWPGNVRQLENICRWITVMASGRDVHIDDLPHEITSQTTETTKSTNWQTQLKTWVEQSLEEGKTNLLAEALPIFETIMIEATLKHTAGRRREASELLGWGRNTLTRKIKELDLEKSIKIDTLD is encoded by the coding sequence ATGACAAATCGCTTAGAACACGTTTGGATTGTTGATGATGATAAATCAATCCGTTGGGTTTTAGAAAAAGCATTACAACAAGCCCAAATGCAGACCAAAACCTTTGAAAGAGCTGATGCTTTATTGCAAGCATTACAAGATAACCAGCCTGATGTAATTATTTCAGATATTCGGATACCAGGAACAACAGGACTAGATTTATTAAGTCATATCAAAAATAATTTCCCTAAAATTCCTGTCATTATTATTACGGCACATTCCGACTTAGACAGCGCTGTAACCTCCTATCAAAGTGGAGCATTTGAATACCTACCAAAACCCTTTGATATTGATGAAGCCATCTCTCTCGTCAAGCGTGCTTATATTCATAGCCAAGAATTGAATCAGACACAAACAACGACTCCACCTCCCTCCTCCGTCTCAGAAATCATCGGCGAAGCTCCCGCCATGCAAGAAGTTTTTCGAGCCATCGGACGACTTAGTCAATCCAATATCACTGTTTTAATTAATGGTGCCTCAGGAACGGGGAAAGAACTAGTCGCCCATGCACTACATAAACACAGCCCTCGTAGTCGAGCCCCTTTTATTGCTTTAAATATGGCGGCTATCCCCAAAGACCTTATGGAGTCAGAACTTTTTGGCCATGAAAAGGGAGCTTTCACAGGTGCCACGACTTTACGCCAAGGGCGTTTTGAGCAAGCGAATGGTGGCACATTATTTCTTGATGAAATAGGTGATATGCCTGCTGATACACAAACACGCTTATTGCGTGTTCTCGCTGACGGGGAATTCTACCGTGTTGGTGGGCATACGCCTATTAAAGTGGATGTCCGAATCATTGCGGCTACCCATCAAAATATCGAACAACGAGTAAAAGAAGGCTTATTTCGAGAAGATTTATTTCATCGCCTTAACGTGATTCGTATCCAGATTCCCAAACTTTCCGAGCGTCGTGAAGATATTCCTAGTTTAGCTAAGCACTTCTTACAACAAACTGCAAAAGATCTTGCCGTTGAACCGAAACTTTTAAAACCAGCAACAGAAGAATACTTAAAAAATCTGCCTTGGCCAGGTAACGTACGGCAACTAGAAAATATTTGCCGTTGGATAACCGTGATGGCATCAGGACGCGATGTACATATCGATGATCTTCCCCATGAAATAACAAGTCAAACTACTGAAACTACTAAAAGCACAAATTGGCAAACACAACTAAAAACATGGGTTGAACAATCCCTTGAGGAGGGAAAAACCAATCTACTCGCCGAAGCCTTACCTATCTTTGAAACAATCATGATAGAAGCTACTCTAAAACATACGGCTGGGAGACGACGTGAAGCTTCCGAACTACTAGGCTGGGGAAGGAATACACTGACGCGAAAAATCAAAGAGCTTGATCTTGAGAAAAGCATTAAGATCGACACACTTGACTAG
- the glnL gene encoding nitrogen regulation protein NR(II): MSLTRALSQSLLDNLTINIIVLNHQLQVNYINPSAEVMLATSHQRCLNLPINEIITEQSQDITLEEALKKGHPCTKLDAHLILHDNQSIMADYVITPIQADNETYYLIEISTLEALKISRDKVTHTQLEGNKMLLRGLAHEIKNPLGGIRGAAQLLERELTDNIFKEYTRIFIEEADRISNLVDQMLGTNKLPQLEITNIHEILERVYQLIAAESQGHIKLIKDYDPSIPELRIDAQQMIQALLNISRNALQAVTESNVDVPCIRFKTRIIRQLTIGTARHKMVLSIEIIDNGPGIPDAIKDTLFYPLVSGRSEGTGLGLSITQNIITQHKGVIECHSQPGETTFSLFLPFKE, from the coding sequence ATGTCACTCACACGAGCACTCAGTCAATCCTTACTGGATAATTTAACTATCAATATTATTGTATTAAATCACCAGTTACAAGTTAACTATATCAATCCATCAGCAGAAGTAATGCTAGCAACAAGCCATCAACGTTGTCTCAATTTGCCGATTAACGAGATAATCACCGAGCAAAGTCAAGATATTACCCTAGAAGAAGCGCTCAAAAAAGGGCACCCCTGCACCAAACTAGACGCCCATTTAATTCTTCATGATAATCAGTCTATTATGGCAGATTACGTAATTACCCCTATACAAGCCGATAATGAAACCTACTATTTGATTGAAATTTCTACCTTAGAAGCACTAAAGATTTCCAGAGATAAAGTCACCCATACACAACTTGAAGGCAATAAAATGTTACTGCGTGGGTTAGCCCATGAGATAAAAAATCCTCTTGGTGGAATCCGTGGTGCAGCACAACTACTTGAAAGAGAATTAACAGATAATATTTTTAAAGAGTATACCCGTATTTTTATAGAGGAAGCAGATAGAATCAGTAATCTGGTTGATCAAATGCTGGGAACAAACAAACTCCCCCAACTTGAAATCACCAATATTCATGAAATACTTGAGCGCGTTTATCAACTCATTGCTGCTGAGAGCCAAGGGCACATTAAACTTATAAAAGACTATGACCCTAGTATCCCTGAACTTAGGATTGACGCCCAACAAATGATACAGGCACTACTAAATATCTCGCGTAATGCATTACAAGCGGTCACAGAAAGTAATGTTGATGTACCTTGTATACGTTTCAAAACCCGTATTATTCGACAACTAACGATTGGAACAGCCCGCCATAAAATGGTACTGAGTATCGAAATTATTGATAATGGCCCAGGTATACCCGACGCTATCAAAGACACCCTATTCTATCCATTAGTGAGTGGACGCTCAGAAGGAACAGGTCTAGGACTATCTATCACTCAAAATATTATTACCCAACACAAAGGCGTTATTGAGTGTCACAGCCAACCAGGGGAGACAACCTTTAGTCTTTTTCTCCCTTTTAAGGAGTAA